The Chitinophaga sp. H8 region AGCGGGAGTGCATCCCCCAATGTTCCTGGGTATACAATACAGCTACAGAGGTAAGTTTCAAAGCAGCGGCCATCCCCAGCATCACTGCCACCAGGGAAAATATGGCCACAATGAGTCCCCGGGAATAGCCTTTGTATATCGCAAAAACCATTATGATGGCAAAAACAATGTCGATGGACAAATCTTTAGCTTTTAGCTGTTAGCTATTAGCTGTTAGCTATTGTGTTATGTTTTTAGCCGTTAGCATTTACCATGGAGGCTTCCATAAAAAGGCTAAAAGCTAAAAGCCAATAGCTAAAAGCTCCCAAGTATTTCCTTCACCATGGCAGAGATCGCTTTCCCGTCTGCCTTGCCTGCCAGTTGTTTGGTGGCGGCGCCCATTACTTTACCCATATCTGCTGCTGAGGTAGCCCCTACGGAGGTAATGATAGCCGTGAGTGCAGTACGCAGTGCTGCTTCATCCATTTGTTGCGGCAGGAATCGCGCGATCACTTCCAGTTCTTCTTCTTCCTTTACAGCCAGGTCTTCCCGGTTTTGCTGACGGAAAATTTCCAGGGAATCTTTCCGTTGTTTTGCCAGCTTTTGCAACAGCTTGGTTTCATCGGCTTCGGTCAGCTCTCCGGTACTTCCTTCAGCAGTTTTTGCCAGCAGGATAGCTGCTTTAATAGCTCTCAGCGCACGCAGGTCGGCTTCTTTTTTGCCTAACATGGCGGCTTTTATCTGGGCATTGATATCCAGTTCTAATGACATGATGTAGTTTTTAAGCGTGATTGATAGGTACCTGCTATTTCTGCTGCTCTTCCCGCTGCTGTTGTTCGTTGAACTTTTTGTAGAAGTCACGGGCAAAAGCACGCATTTCTTCCGCCTGCTCTTTGTAGGGGGTAGCGCGCTGATAGGTATCAGACATCGTCATCAGGGTTTGATAAAAGAAATCTGCCATTTCATCTACCATCATGTTTTTTGTCCACAGGTCGATCCGCATAGCAGTTTTATCAGCCCCATCCCAGAAAGCCAGCATCATCGCTTTAGCCTGGTTCATCTTGTCTCCGGCACCATCAGTGGCATTCCACTCAATGTTTTCCGGTACCTTGCTCTCGTCCAATCCTACATGGATCTGTATGGTATGTTTCTGTGTCATAATTTAATATCCCTTTCTCTTGTTGTTGCGCAAAAATAGCATTTAGCCTTCAAATGGACTACTGCGGCAGCGGTATAGCTGCCCATAATTGTGCCGCGGCAATATCCCAGCTCTGGAAATGCTCAGCTGGAGGGGCTTTTGCCAGGAGGCGGCTCCTCAACTGTTCATCTTTATATAACAAGCTCATTTTTTCTGCCAGGTCGTCCAGGCTGGCCGGATCAGCATACAAGATCGCATCTCCTCCTGCTTCCCGGGCAATCGCACTTTCGAGGGCTATCACCGGCACCTGGCAACGCAGGGCGGCATATACCGGCAGTGCCAGCCCTTCAAAGCGGGCAGTATATACCAGTGCATAGGCTGCGCCGGTGAGTAAGGCCAGCGTAGGTTGATCCACGTCCTTCAGCCATACCACATCATTCCGGAACTTATAGGTTTGCAGGGCGATCGCTATCTCCTGACCGGCTACGGTAGCGCTACCTGCCAGTACCAGCTTGATATTGGATCGCTGCCGGCGCTTTAATGCCGAAAAGGCTTTCAACAACGGTACTATATTATTCCGGGGATGTAAACTACCTGGTACTATAAAATATTCTACGCCACCGGTATACTTTTGTTTTACGGCTTCCCGCTCCTCCCATTCCAAAGCCCGGTAGCTTTCGTGTATGCCTGCCGGCAACAAGTGCAGCCGGGGCGCCATATCAGGGGCATATTGCCTCAGTTCTTCCTGCACCGTGGCGGATAATACCGCAATCTGTTTTGCTGCGGCCATATACCGGGCCATATTCTTCTTTAAAAAACGCTGCATGCCGGCATCTGCTCCTGCTACATGATGCAGGAAAGCACTGTCCTTTATAAACAACACCGCTGGTATTTTGCTGCGCAAAGGCAGGATCCCATCCATGCCCAGAAAGATATCCGCTCCCTCTGCTTTCATCGCCCGTGGCAACTTCCACTCCATCCACCAATACCGGCGCCAGGTAGCAGTACCCTTACCAGGCAACAGTATAGTGGTTACATTGGCAGGAAAGGTAAGATGCGCCGGAAAGGCGCGATCCGTATATAAAATAAAATGATGATCCGGGTGTTGCCTGCAAAGCCGGAGCAATAGCGTTGTTGCTACATGACCGGTATCCGCAGGCGCATCGTGGCATAAACAAGCGGCATTTACTGCAATACGCATAATGAATTTATAATCAGCTAGGCTGCAAACCTACGGCATTTTGTTTTTTATAAGGCCCGCTGATTTTAATGACTGGTATCCCCTCCTTGCTACACCGCTTTATTGGTGATCAGGAACTCCTTTTCCAGCTTATTACTGGGGGTCGTGGCCGAGGTAATAGTAACTTTCACCCGGTAAGTTTTCAGCACGGGCAACTTGGTCAGCGTAATATCAAAACTCTTATTGGATGTGGGGGCTATGGGCGACTGCTCCAATACCACTCCTCCAGGATCAGAAATAACCGTCATCGTAATCTTTACACCTTCCTTAGGCATCGCTGAAAGCATATTCACCGTAAATGTGAAGGTTTCTCCGGATGCTTTGTTATAACCACCCTCTTCCAGGCTTTTCAACTCAAACTTGATCCCTTCTTCCTGCGGCGTAACCGGTCCACCACCACCACTTCCTCCTCCTTTACCCTTACAGGAAAAAATAGTCATCATCAACAGGGATGCAAATGCGAAAAAATATGATTTAACAGGCATAAACATAAGTATAAGAGAGGCTGAAATTAGGAAAATATAGTATATTATGCAAATAATAGCTGTTAGCTATTAGCTTTTAGCCTTTAGCTTAAATGCAGCGATTGAAGAGCTATTAGCTTTTAGCTATTAACCGTTAGCTTAAATGCAGCGATTGAAGAGCGGTTAGCCTTTAGCTATTAACCTGGATGTTTAAAGTCATAATAGTATCAAAAGATTAACATGTAAAGTTCATTCAGGAGAAGATAAAAGTAAGATAAGCCTACCTTACAGCATAGTTAAGGCATAGTTAGAGCATAGTTAAAGCATAGATAGAGCATAGATAGAGTATAAAAGGCTATAAAGCAGGGTATGGTAAAGGCCCTGAGATGGTACAATTTTAACCCATAGGCATTAAAACGCAATCATCCGCTGCATTTTGCTCGCAGCTCGCAGCTCATAGCTCACAGCTCTTCTCCCCTGCATTAAGCTAAAAGCTAACGGCCAAAAGCTAACAGCTAACAATTTATTCTTTACTTTTAGACACAAAATCAGTGGCACTTAATTAATAATTCTCAATACACTATGATTAGCACCAGGGAATTAGCTGTTTTAGTGTCCCAGGGCGACAGGCAGGCATTCAACCAGCTATACCAGCGCTTCTACAATCCGGTCTACTCTGTCATGTTGCAATACACTAAAAATGCAGAGGATGCAGAAGATATACTCCAGCTAACATTTCTCCGGCTTTGGGAGAAAAGACAGGAACTAATACGTGTAGAAGCCCCCGAGGACTGGATTTTTATCATTGCCCGGAATGAATTTCTCAACAAATTCCGGAAAAGAAGATCGGAAGATAGCTACCGTCGTTACCTCCTTCAGGTATTCTCTGAAGAAAGCCAGTCGCCGGAAGAACTTCTTATTACCCGGCAGAAAGAAGAATTGGTACAAAAAGCAATTGCTGCTTTGCCCGACAGACAGAAAGAAGCCTTTCTGCTGAACAGGCACAACGGCTTTACCTATGAAAAGGTAGCCGCTACCATGAATGTGTCTAAAGAAACTGTAAAAGAACATATTAGCCGGGCTTTAAAGGCCATTAAAAGCTATCTGCTGGAAAATATTGAAAGTATTAAACTCTTCATTTTAATACTGTTCTTTTTTATCTTCCTGTAATAAGCCGGCAGAAAGGCAAACAGACAATCTCCGGATTTTTTTTGAGGGCTGTCCCCCTTTTTACCTGGTCAGGCGTCTTCATAATAACAGGGCAGGCAAATGATAACAATTTTTTATTAATGGTATGAGCAGGATGACAGAAGCTGACTTTTTAAAGTTACTGGACGGGTTTAAAAAACAAACACTTTCGGCACAGGAGCTAAATGAGTTCCTGGATGCTTCGCAGCAACCTGCTTTTGAACAGCTCCTGGGTAATACTTTAGAAACTGACTTGAAAGTAAGATGGGTAGACGGGCTGGCCGCCGCTGATACCGGACAAAAACTCTGGCAGCAGCTCGACGATACTTCCCGTGAACCAGCACCAACGCCTTCCCGGATCTATCCGTTGAGGCAATGGCGAAGTGTGGCAGCTATACTGGTATTCATACTATCCGGCACAGCCGCTTACCTGCTCTTCATAAAAGGAGACCATAAAAAAGATCTTGCTACTGTTAATCACTACAACAGCACTGACTCATTAAGAGGGATAGGCAAAAAAGCAATACTGACAATAGCGAATGGAAAGAAAATAATACTCGACAGTACCGCTACCGGTGTTATTTCAAAACAGGGCAACACGGTTATCAACAACACCAACAGCCAGCTGGTTTATCAGAATAACGGCGCAGGTAATACCACCATAAATAAAATAGAAACGCCCGTAGGCGGACAATACAGCATCGTTTTATCCGATGGCACAAAAGCCTGGCTGAATGCAGGATCATCATTAACTTTCCCGGCTTCATTTACCGGCAAAGAACGTAAAGTGGAGATGACCGGAGAAGTTTATTTTGAAGTAGCACAAAATGCCTCCCAACCTTTTAAAGTGTCCGTCAATAATTCAACCTGGATAGATGTACTGGGTACTAGCTTTAATGTGAATGCCTATAAAGAAGAAGGTAGTATTAAAACAACATTGCTACAGGGGGCCGTTTTGATGAATACCCACGATCATAGCAAAAGATTAACTCCAGGGCAGCAGGCCCGCATTAATAATAATGATAACAAAATTGAACTGATTGATCAGGTGAATCAGGACCAGGTAATGGGATGGAAAAACGGTTACTTTACTTTTGAAAGAGCGCCGGTGGAAAGTATCATGAATCAATTTCAACGCTGGTATAATATTGAAGTAATATATAGAGGCACTAAACCAACCGATCTGTTTACCGGGAGTATACCACTTTCGTCTTCCTTACCACAGGCACTTAAAATACTGGAATATGCCAGAGTGAATTATGTGCTGGAGGATAACAAAGTAATTATATTATCATCCTCCCGGTAACAACAGATCAGGATAATTAAATCAACTAAAAACAACGCTTGTTTTCAGGAAGTTCCGGCAGTTTTAAAGATTAACAACCAGCATGTAGGAAAAGAATTTTTTCACGTTTGAAATTTGTGTTCGCCGTTTTGTAAACATCGGCCCCCGCTCACTGTGTGGCTACTTTAAAGTAGCAGAAAAACAGACATTGAACACAGTTATCAACTAATCTGAGGATAATATTTACAGTTACAGAAGTATCAATTACTGCTGAGGATATTGTCATGCATAAAGCCCAATCTATCTTCTATTCTTAACGACAATTTAAATGTTATGTGTTTTAGCTCGATCCCAGGATTGTTTGATCCATCCGGCCATAAAGGCCCTCTTCTAAAAAAGACGCCCTTTACCATTTTATTGCTTTTTGTTTACCTGAGTGTAAGTGCCTATAGCAATGCACAAAACATAACACTTCAGATAAAGGAACAACCACTGTCTGCCGTATTTACAGCTATCAGTAAACAAACCGGGTTTCGCTTTTTTTATAATGAGAATATGCTGAAAACAGCCAGACCTGTTACCCTATCAGTAAAAAACACTCCGCTAGAAACCGTGCTGGACCTTTGTTTTAAAGAGCTTCCGCTATCCTATACGATTGTTGACAAAGTTATTGTGATAAAAGATCGCGAAGGAGCCTCCCCTGCAAAAAAGGAGGATCAGCTCAGCAGCAGCCAGCCATCTGTTAACATCAAAGGCAGGATCCTGACAGAAGATAACCAGCCGGCAATTGGGGCTACTGTAGCTATAAAATCTCAGTCCGGTCCGGGAAAAGGGGTGGTGGCAAATACAAATGGAGAGTTTAACATTAAAGCTGCTCCAGGCGATGTATTGATCATCTCTTTCATTGGTTGTGAAACAAAAGAAATAACAATAGCAGATGCAACAACACTCACCATCGTTTTGCAGCCTTCCAAAAAATTACTCGACATGGTAGTGGTAACTGCTTTGGGCATAAAGCAAGTCAACCGCGCACTTAGCTATAATGTACAGGAGGTAAAAAGCGAAGAACTCACAAGGGTGCCCAATGCCAGTTTTGTAAATAGCCTTGCAGGTAAAGTAGCCGGTATTACCATTAACAGCAGCGCTTCCGGAATCGGTGGCTCCACCAGGGTAGTGATGCGTGGCGATAAATCCCTCCGTGCGGATGGTAATAACAATGCATTATATGTGCTGGACGGTATTCCACTCCCCAACTTGTTCTCTGTCAACAGTACCACCTCTAATGGTATCTACGGCGGAAAAGATGCTGGCGATGGTATCTCCAGCATTAACCCGGAAGATATCGCCAGCATTTCAGTGCTTACCGGTGCTTCTTCAGCTGCCTTATATGGAGGTATGGCTGCCAATGGTGCCATTCTGATCACTACCAAAAATGGTACACCTGAAAAGACCCGCCTTAGCTATTCCAACAGCACCACCTTTTATCAGCCGTTTGTATTACCGGAGTTCCAGCAAACATATGGGGCATCTGATCCGGGGGCTTTCAACAGTTGGGGAGCCAAACTTCAACAACCGTCCACATTCAGTCCCCGCGACTTTCTTCAAACAGGCTATAATGTAACCAACAGCATCAGCGTTTCCACCGGCACTGAAAAAAACACTACCTATTTTTCAGCAGCGGCTTCCAATGCCAATGGCATCATACCCAATAACAACTTCAACAGATATAACCTCACCTTCCGTAATACCTCCCTGTATCTTAACAACAAACTGAGCCTGGATATTACAGGAATGTATATACGAACAAAGAATCAGAACATGATCTCACAAGGTCAGTATTTTAATCCACTGGTACCGCTCTATCTTTTCCCCAGGGGAGAAGACATGGAGAAATACAAACTGTATGAAAGATATAATGTAGAACGTGGATTCAAAACACAATGGTGGCCATATGGTCCGTTGGGATTATCTATTCAGAATCCATACTGGATAGTGAACAGGAATATTAACCAGGTAGACAAGGAACGTTATATCCTGGGCGCTACCCTGAAGTACAAAGTATTGGACTGGCTGGATATACTTGGCAGGGCAAGGATGGATAACAATGCTGCTGTAAACGAAATCAGAAACTACGCGTCTACACTACCATTGCTCGCATCCAATTCAGACAATGGCTCTTACCTAGATCTTACTACCAGGTCAAAACAAACCTATGCCGATGTATTGGTATCTGTTAACAAAAGTTTTCATTCCTGGGGGCTGCTCGCAAATGCAGGCGCCAGCATATTGGATAACCGCGTAGCTACTACCGGCAATGCTGATGTGCTCAGTAATGGTGCACCATTATCCAAAGTGCCCAACCTGTTTACATCCAGTAATGTTATTCCCCAACCACTCTCAGGAAGTCAATCAATTATTACACAGGTACAATCCATTTATGCTACTGCACAGTTTAATTATAAAAAGAAGGTATTCCTGGATCTGACCGGCCGGAATGAATGGCCTTCACAACTTGCCTACAGTAACACTAGCTCCCTGTTTTATCCCTCGGTAGGGTTGTCAGCAGTAATCAGTGATATCGTACATGTATCACCTGATGTTCTTTCTTTTCTCAAAATAAGAGGTTCTTACAGCGAGGTCGGCAATCCTCCTGCGGCGTTTGATGCACGGCCTGGTTATACCACCACCGTAGCAGGCCCCAGGCTAAACCGCGACCTGCCTTTTAACCTGGTACCGGAAAGAACCAAATCAACAGAAGTTGGTATCAATGCCAGTTTTTGGAAAGACAAAATCAACCTCGCAGTTACAGCATACAACGCCAATACCTATAACCAGATATTTGTATTCCAGGCACCTGATGGAAGTGGCTTCGCCAATTTCAAGGTAAATGCCGGCAAAGTAAGAAACAAGGGTATTGAAGCTGCACTCGGTTATAATGGTAATATAGGTCCGGTAAAATGGAATGCCAACACTACGTTTACACTTAACCGTAATAAAATACTTGAGCTGGCAGAAAATGCCATCAATCCTTTTGATAATCAAAAACTGAAACGGGATACTTTCTACATGGCTGGTATCGGATCAGCCTC contains the following coding sequences:
- a CDS encoding GatB/YqeY domain-containing protein, with protein sequence MSLELDINAQIKAAMLGKKEADLRALRAIKAAILLAKTAEGSTGELTEADETKLLQKLAKQRKDSLEIFRQQNREDLAVKEEEELEVIARFLPQQMDEAALRTALTAIITSVGATSAADMGKVMGAATKQLAGKADGKAISAMVKEILGSF
- the gldC gene encoding gliding motility protein GldC, whose translation is MTQKHTIQIHVGLDESKVPENIEWNATDGAGDKMNQAKAMMLAFWDGADKTAMRIDLWTKNMMVDEMADFFYQTLMTMSDTYQRATPYKEQAEEMRAFARDFYKKFNEQQQREEQQK
- a CDS encoding glycosyltransferase; the encoded protein is MRIAVNAACLCHDAPADTGHVATTLLLRLCRQHPDHHFILYTDRAFPAHLTFPANVTTILLPGKGTATWRRYWWMEWKLPRAMKAEGADIFLGMDGILPLRSKIPAVLFIKDSAFLHHVAGADAGMQRFLKKNMARYMAAAKQIAVLSATVQEELRQYAPDMAPRLHLLPAGIHESYRALEWEEREAVKQKYTGGVEYFIVPGSLHPRNNIVPLLKAFSALKRRQRSNIKLVLAGSATVAGQEIAIALQTYKFRNDVVWLKDVDQPTLALLTGAAYALVYTARFEGLALPVYAALRCQVPVIALESAIAREAGGDAILYADPASLDDLAEKMSLLYKDEQLRSRLLAKAPPAEHFQSWDIAAAQLWAAIPLPQ
- a CDS encoding RNA polymerase sigma factor, whose protein sequence is MISTRELAVLVSQGDRQAFNQLYQRFYNPVYSVMLQYTKNAEDAEDILQLTFLRLWEKRQELIRVEAPEDWIFIIARNEFLNKFRKRRSEDSYRRYLLQVFSEESQSPEELLITRQKEELVQKAIAALPDRQKEAFLLNRHNGFTYEKVAATMNVSKETVKEHISRALKAIKSYLLENIESIKLFILILFFFIFL
- a CDS encoding FecR family protein; this translates as MSRMTEADFLKLLDGFKKQTLSAQELNEFLDASQQPAFEQLLGNTLETDLKVRWVDGLAAADTGQKLWQQLDDTSREPAPTPSRIYPLRQWRSVAAILVFILSGTAAYLLFIKGDHKKDLATVNHYNSTDSLRGIGKKAILTIANGKKIILDSTATGVISKQGNTVINNTNSQLVYQNNGAGNTTINKIETPVGGQYSIVLSDGTKAWLNAGSSLTFPASFTGKERKVEMTGEVYFEVAQNASQPFKVSVNNSTWIDVLGTSFNVNAYKEEGSIKTTLLQGAVLMNTHDHSKRLTPGQQARINNNDNKIELIDQVNQDQVMGWKNGYFTFERAPVESIMNQFQRWYNIEVIYRGTKPTDLFTGSIPLSSSLPQALKILEYARVNYVLEDNKVIILSSSR
- a CDS encoding SusC/RagA family TonB-linked outer membrane protein, whose translation is MCFSSIPGLFDPSGHKGPLLKKTPFTILLLFVYLSVSAYSNAQNITLQIKEQPLSAVFTAISKQTGFRFFYNENMLKTARPVTLSVKNTPLETVLDLCFKELPLSYTIVDKVIVIKDREGASPAKKEDQLSSSQPSVNIKGRILTEDNQPAIGATVAIKSQSGPGKGVVANTNGEFNIKAAPGDVLIISFIGCETKEITIADATTLTIVLQPSKKLLDMVVVTALGIKQVNRALSYNVQEVKSEELTRVPNASFVNSLAGKVAGITINSSASGIGGSTRVVMRGDKSLRADGNNNALYVLDGIPLPNLFSVNSTTSNGIYGGKDAGDGISSINPEDIASISVLTGASSAALYGGMAANGAILITTKNGTPEKTRLSYSNSTTFYQPFVLPEFQQTYGASDPGAFNSWGAKLQQPSTFSPRDFLQTGYNVTNSISVSTGTEKNTTYFSAAASNANGIIPNNNFNRYNLTFRNTSLYLNNKLSLDITGMYIRTKNQNMISQGQYFNPLVPLYLFPRGEDMEKYKLYERYNVERGFKTQWWPYGPLGLSIQNPYWIVNRNINQVDKERYILGATLKYKVLDWLDILGRARMDNNAAVNEIRNYASTLPLLASNSDNGSYLDLTTRSKQTYADVLVSVNKSFHSWGLLANAGASILDNRVATTGNADVLSNGAPLSKVPNLFTSSNVIPQPLSGSQSIITQVQSIYATAQFNYKKKVFLDLTGRNEWPSQLAYSNTSSLFYPSVGLSAVISDIVHVSPDVLSFLKIRGSYSEVGNPPAAFDARPGYTTTVAGPRLNRDLPFNLVPERTKSTEVGINASFWKDKINLAVTAYNANTYNQIFVFQAPDGSGFANFKVNAGKVRNKGIEAALGYNGNIGPVKWNANTTFTLNRNKILELAENAINPFDNQKLKRDTFYMAGIGSASSAAVKNGTIGDIYVNSLVRDQGGYIYIHPSTHAYSIDNNNLIYAGNPNPRYNIGFRNGFTYKQFNANFLVDARIGGIVVSATQALMDGFGTSKSSGDARDNGGVIINGYPTDAETYYKAVGLGTGVMSQYIYSATNVRLREASLSYTIPSKVFANKLQDVTLSLIGNNLFMFYNKAPFDPESTASTGTYFQGIDYFMMPSLRSFGFSVKVNL